ACGGATTCACGGCATTGCCGAGTCGCTTCGACATTTTTTGTCCGTTCTTGTCGAGTACTAGTCCGTTCGACACCACATTCTTATACGCCACACTATCGAATACCATGGTTCCGATAGCGTGCAGGGTAAAGAACCAACCTCGCGTCTGATCAACACCTTCAGCGATGAAGTCGGCCGGATAATACTCCTTGTTGTCGATCAGCTCTTTATTCTGGAACGGATAGTGCAATTGCGCATAGGGCATGGAGCCCGAATCGAACCATACATCGATCAAATCCGCCTCGCGCGTCATCGGCGCACCGGCCGAACTGACCAAAGTGATCTTGTCCACGTGACTCTTGTGCAGGTCAAACACGTTGTAATTGTCATTGGCCATATTCCCCGGCTCAAAGTCCGCGAGCGGATTCACGTCCATAATGCCAACAGCAACAGCTTTTTCACATTCCGCCTTCAATTCTTCCATGGATCCGATACACTTCGCCTCAGCACCGTCTTCGGTGCGCCAGATCGGAATCGGAATGCCCCAGTAGCGGCTCCGACTCAGGTTCCAGTCGTTTAGGTTTTCCAACCAATTTCCGAAGCGACCCGTTCCCGTACTCGCCGGCTTCCAATTGACGGTTTTGTTCAACTCAATCAATCGGTCCTTTACCGCAGTGGTCTTAATGAACCACGAATCGAGGGGATAGTACAAGATCGGTTTATCCGTTCGCCAACAATGCGGATAACTGTGTTCGAATTTCTCGACCTTGAAGGCCTTGTTCTCTTCTTTCAATTTAATGGCGATCTCCACGTCTACCGACTTCTCCGGAGCCTCGCTCTCATCGTAGTATTCACTCTTAACGTACTTCCCGGCAAACTCTCCCATCTCCGGCCTAAATCGACCCTGAAGGTCAACGAGCGGAGCCGGATTCCCGTTCTCGTCTTCCACCAGCATAGGTGGAACACCGGCATCTGCCGCAACCTTGGCATCATCTGTACCAAAGGTAGGCGCCGTATGCACGATCCCCGTTCCATCTTCCGTGGTCACAAAATCACCCGGGATCACGCGGAAAGCTCGCTCCGGATTCTCCATCGGCTGAGCGTAGGGCATAAGCTGCTCATATGGGAGTCCAACGAGTTCACTTCCTTTCCATCCGCCTACGGCGAAATAGGGAACTTTCTTGTCTCCCAATGTGAATGTCAGCTCATCTTCCGTCTCCACAGCAACGAACTTCCCACTGAACTGATACTCTACCAACGGCTTCGCCACGATCACCTGGATCGGATCACCTGTATACTGGTTAAAACTCTTCACGAGCACGTAGTCGACCTTGGGCCCAACGGTCAATGCCGTATTCGATGGAAGGGTCCATGGCGTAGTCGTCCAAGCCAACAAATGAACGTCGCCCTCAATGCCCTCCAGCATTGTGGCGTGCTCATCACGGACCGCCTTGAACTGAGCTACTACCGACGTGTCCTTAACATCGCGGTACGTTCCCGGCATGTTCAACTCATGTGAGCTCAGACCCGTACCGGCTTTTGGACTATATGGTTGAATTGTGTAGCCCTTGTAGAGCATCTCCTTGTCGTAAATGCGCTTCAACAGCCACCAAACCGATTCAATGTATTTATTCTCGTAGGTGATGTACGGGTCGTCCGTGTCGACCCAGTATCCCATTTTCTCCGTCAAGTCGTTCCAAACGTCCGTGTAGCGCATTACCGCTTCACGACAAGCCTTGTTGTAATCTTCAACAGAGATCTTATTTCCGATATCTTCCTTGGTGATGCCGAGCTCTTTCTCTACCCCGAGCTCCACGGGCAATCCATGCGTATCCCAACCGGCCTTTCTCTTGACCTGATAACCCTGCAAGGTCTTGTATCGACAAAAGATATCCTTGATGGTACGCGCCATCACGTGATGGATCCCCGGCATTCCGTTCGCAGAGGGCGGCCCTTCGTAAAACACGAATGGCTTACTGTCCGGGCGCTCGCTTACGCTGCGCTCGAAGATCTTCTCCTCCTTCCAAAAGGCCAACACCTCATCGGTGATCTTGGCCAAATTCAACTGCTCGTATTCGGGATATTTCTTCATAATCGCTTCTCCGTCGGGAACTTAAGCGTGCAAATTTATGAAATAGCAACAGCTTCAGCTTCAGTAAAGACCAGTGCTCATCGCCCACTATACCAAGGTCTTTCGTTGCAGCCTGTAGGTTGTACCCATGCTGCCGCTATCGCTAGCACTGTGGCCGTGGCTGTAACTGTAGCTATTTTTCCACTGCCGCGATACATTTCAACTCGATGGCGATCGGCGTCGGCAAGGCATTGATCGCCACGGTGGTTCTACAGGGCTTGTTGTTCGGAAAGTACTCCGCGTAAATGCGGTTGAAGGTCTTGA
This window of the Flavobacteriales bacterium genome carries:
- a CDS encoding isoleucine--tRNA ligase, encoding MMKKYPEYEQLNLAKITDEVLAFWKEEKIFERSVSERPDSKPFVFYEGPPSANGMPGIHHVMARTIKDIFCRYKTLQGYQVKRKAGWDTHGLPVELGVEKELGITKEDIGNKISVEDYNKACREAVMRYTDVWNDLTEKMGYWVDTDDPYITYENKYIESVWWLLKRIYDKEMLYKGYTIQPYSPKAGTGLSSHELNMPGTYRDVKDTSVVAQFKAVRDEHATMLEGIEGDVHLLAWTTTPWTLPSNTALTVGPKVDYVLVKSFNQYTGDPIQVIVAKPLVEYQFSGKFVAVETEDELTFTLGDKKVPYFAVGGWKGSELVGLPYEQLMPYAQPMENPERAFRVIPGDFVTTEDGTGIVHTAPTFGTDDAKVAADAGVPPMLVEDENGNPAPLVDLQGRFRPEMGEFAGKYVKSEYYDESEAPEKSVDVEIAIKLKEENKAFKVEKFEHSYPHCWRTDKPILYYPLDSWFIKTTAVKDRLIELNKTVNWKPASTGTGRFGNWLENLNDWNLSRSRYWGIPIPIWRTEDGAEAKCIGSMEELKAECEKAVAVGIMDVNPLADFEPGNMANDNYNVFDLHKSHVDKITLVSSAGAPMTREADLIDVWFDSGSMPYAQLHYPFQNKELIDNKEYYPADFIAEGVDQTRGWFFTLHAIGTMVFDSVAYKNVVSNGLVLDKNGQKMSKRLGNAVNPFETLKKYGADATRWYMISNAQPWDNLRFDLEGIAEVQRKFFGTLYNTYGFFALYANIDGFDDSEAEVPVSDRAEIDRWILSELNTLVKTVEQAYDDYEPTRAARAISYFVTENLSNWHVRLSRRRFWKGEFGPDKHAAYQTLYRCLKTVAKLMAPIAPFFAELLYRDLNGVTGKEAHESVHLSSFPAYVQNEVDHDLEERMRKAQTITSLILSLRKKEKIRVRQPLQKVMVPVLDETSARQLNAVQDLVLSEVNVKEMELISEDSGVLVKKIKPNFKILGPRYGRLMKQIASALAQFDQQTIREIERADVYQLNIDGESVTLNKDDVEITSEDIPGWLVASENGLTVALDVTMTDALREEGTARELVNRIQNLRKDSGLEVTDRIVLEMKRHPALVSAVENNRSYICSETLAEELNMVDQLSNEGVTVEFDDVETEIVINKV